From a region of the Procambarus clarkii isolate CNS0578487 chromosome 2, FALCON_Pclarkii_2.0, whole genome shotgun sequence genome:
- the LOC123762353 gene encoding uncharacterized protein: MGEPLEAVEGSDSEISRLFPKCRPRSATNTPTTTTPTDARRSDLNLNCVLDSDDNDNYEPQHTSASDLPRLYDNSKLSRDSGSSGRMSVDSGSGSRSGSTPGSRSDSHSGSHSESAKMERSAEDVDMDMDVSVVSAYDDYEDRYMRSSVLDSSYEEAPPQLPLASRHQPQRREHFRLRDSRIEIAGGREVFSHSRSRPARRRHDESQRRRGQQQQQQYQQERQQQEQHWPESPGNSEEHSHGCSVRESPLVYETRLTGSSEVVFDDIGEWVARGLTVRALDDRPGTPTSPTAQLPGESAELGDHGYLAAYERSTSPSDSDSTQESTTHKVTKIGNVPIAEYEGSPRRYGPRPSPRSHSPRAGHNAPPPRPPRPGFPRRVLAEEEAARESSSEPPAATSSEASVPQGDDREMTPQEDPSSDLPGPDSCSEAESDSPAPPVIAISTLTSSYSGSLTTQPNPDTLDTDMYDYSYEMSETRKVLEEFFKEQGGRRDEFLDLEYHLKRQQGNSYVGLRLAAEYSEDQSLAEGGEQQPPQLHQQQQTSSELDNTISELINNSLEHHSTGSEHLSNSTEVQNNPGEQQHGNDTEHHTSGVELHSRDTEQQNNGPDQQTRPADQQTRPADQHTSPSADLNIEHVQELGSPTNEVSSASPDLLNHLDLSYEAQQDTAQEQHQAPDSISNSSNCSTHSSNSIHSETGCQEDLGDCLSEPPQDPFPESSTLYDRLNEVVVAALGRECDLDDRSGNDNPGPGSCTDDLSGHEDPGLLDLSIEGDHDTASTNPQTEDLAETEVGLQVGHSRNFTLSPETTSCDSGDVESDYSGVDPEGSIHSSSRGICSAMPVLEDGLSSGDESGMEVPEEEDSKESLFEQEQEQLQQEQLQQQQRPVVRSLDEQLCRGELPPLYPLPTLNSHNSPLPNAASSPHTKLHSRNSPHTNAQSPSSSTLKLMKKQITEIEREIALRRPEGGARRGGHDGEGPQPPLDLHLLDPLNEKMPEPPPPPAPHPHRGGSTGNNSVVENGSSSSTPNPIPSVSPSHVLGHLHSPQYTPVSGPSTGPHLLSAMGSLTSPVQHKVTPHMVQGHPAAHDIHLNPGGGVGQSRESVEAAIADIKQAIRRTKNLPVKSHPQDRSPINDKAPVWIPR; the protein is encoded by the exons ATGGGGGAGCCGCTGGAGGCCGTGGAGGGGTCGGACTCGGAGATCAGCCGTCTGTTCCCCAAGTGCCGGCCTCGCTCTGCCAccaacacgcccaccaccaccacgcccactgaCGCCCGCCGTTCCGACCTCAACCTCAACTGTGTCCTCGACTCTGACGACAACGACAACTACGAACCCCAGCACACCTCCGCCAGTGACCTCCCCAGACTCTACGATAACTCCAAGTTGAGTCGTGATAGCGGCAGTAGCGGCCGCATGTCCGTTGATAGCGGATCAGGCTCCCGTTCGGGCTCTACACCGGGCTCTAGGTCAGACTCTCACTCGGGCTCGCACTCAGAGTCCGCCAAGATGGAGCGCAGTGCCGAGGACGTCGATATGGACATGGATGTGTCGGTGGTGAGTGCTTATGACGACTATGAGGACAGGTACATGAGGTCGTCAGTGTTAGATTCCTCGTACGAAGAGGCGCCGCCGCAGCTGCCTCTCGCCTCCCGCCACCAGCCGCAGCGGCGGGAACACTTCCGCCTCAGAGACTCTCGTATTGAGATAGCAGGAGGGCGGGAAGTGTTCAGTCACAGCCGGTCGCGGCCCGCTCGCCGCAGACACGACGAGTCACAGCGGCggagagggcagcagcagcagcagcagtaccagcaagAGCGGCAACAGCAGGAGCAACATTGGCCAGAGTCTCCCGGAAACAGCGAGGAACACAGTCATGGCTGTTCAGTGCGGGAGTCACCCCTGGTGTACGAGACACGACTGACAGGGTCGTCAGAGGTCGTGTTTGATGACATTGGGGAGTGGGTGGCCCGGGGCCTGACCGTGCGGGCGCTGGACGACCGGCCGGGCACTCCCACCTCCCCCACGGCACAACTCCCAGGAGAGTCTGCCGAGCTCGGCGATCATGGCTACCTCGCTGCCTACGAGCGATCCACCTCACCCTCGGACTCGGACTCCACTCAAGAATCCACAACGCACAAGGTCACCAAGATTGGTAATGTACCCATCGCCGAGTATGAGGGGTCACCCCGGCGTTATGGCCCCCGGCCCTCACCCAGGTCACACAGCCCTCGGGCAGGTCACAATGCGCCGCCACCACGACCTCCACGACCTGGCTTCCCTCGTCGGGTCCTGGCAGAAGAAGAAGCTGCCCGGGAATCCTCATCCGAGCCCCCAGCGGCAACCTCCAGCGAGGCCAGTGTGCCCCAGGGTGACGATAGAGAAATGACACCCCAGGAAGACCCCAGCAGTGACCTTCCAGGGCCTGACTCCTGCTCCGAGGCGGAGAGTGATTCACCTGCGCCGCCAGTCATAGCCATCTCCACCCTCACATCATCGTACTCAGGAAGCCTCACCACACAGCCCAATCCCGACACTTTAGACACTGACATGTATGATTACTCTTATGAGATGTCCGAGACTAGAAAAGTTTTAGAGGAGTTCTTTAAGGAACAAGGTGGACGTAGGGATGAGTTTCTCGACCTGGAATATCATCTAAAACGACAGCAAGGTAACAGCTATGTGGGCTTGCGTCTGGCTGCCGAGTATAGTGAAGATCAGTCACTGGCTGAGGGTGGTGAGCAGCAACCACCgcagctgcaccagcagcagcagaccagCTCAGAACTCGATAATACcatttcagagctcattaacaatAGCTTGGAGCATCACAGCACTGGGTCAGAACATCTCAGCAATTCGACTGAAGTCCAAAACAATCCCGGAGAGCAGCAGCACGGAAACGACACCGAACATCACACCAGCGGTGTAGAACTTCATAGTAGGGACACCGAACAGCAGAACAATGGTCCAGACCAGCAGACGAGACCAGCAGACCAGCAGACGAGACCAGCAGACCAGCACACAAGTCCTTCGGCAGACTTGAACATCGAACATGTCCAGGAACTCGGCTCTCCCACAAATGAGGTAAGCTCAGCATCTCCTGATCTACTCAACCACCTCGACCTGTCTTATGAAGCACAACAGGACACagcacaagagcagcaccaggcaccagatAGCATCAGTAACAGCAGTAACTGCAGCACTCACAGCAGTAACAGCATACACAGTGAGACAGGTTGCCAGGAGGATCTTGGAGATTGCCTCTCGGAGCCTCCTCAGGACCCCTTCCCCGAAAGCAGTACACTTTATGACAGGCTGAATGAGGTAGTGGTCGCTGCGTTAGGGCGCGAGTGTGACCTCGACGACAGGTCTGGCAACGACAACCCTGGTCCCGGGTCCTGTACTGATGACCTGTCTGGTCACGAGGACCCGGGGCTTCTAGACCTGTCCATTGAGGGGGACCATGACACGGCctccaccaaccctcagacagaaGATCTAGCCGAGACCGAGGTGGGACTACAG GTGGGCCACTCCCGAAACTTCACTTTATCACCCGAGACAACTTCGTGTGACTCGGGCGACGTGGAAAGTGACTACTCTGGTGTTGACCCGGAAGGGTCAATCCATTCATCCTCCCGAGGCATCTGCTCGGCTATGCCAGTGCTGGAGGATGGTCTTTCCTCAG GTGATGAGAGTGGAATGGAGGTGCCAGAAGAAGAAGACAGTAAAGAATCTTTGTTTGAACAAGAACAAGAGCAACTCCAACAGGAGCAgttgcaacaacaacaacgtcctgtCGTGCGGTCCCTGGACGAGCAGTTGTGCAGGGGTGAGCTGCCACCCCTCTACCCCCTCCCAACGCTCAACTCACataactcccccctccccaatgCTGCCAGTTCCCCCCATACTAAACTCCACTCACGGAATTCCCCCCACACCAATGCACAGTCTCCTTCGTCTTCAACACTAAAACTGATGAAGAAGCAGATTACGGAGATTGAGAGGGAGATAGCCTTGAGGAGGCCAGAGGGAGGGGCCAGGAGGGGAGGGCATGATGgagagggacctcagcccccacTTGACCTTCACCTTCTAGATCCTCTTA ATGAGAAAATGCCTGAgcctccacctccccctgctcCTCACCCTCATCGTGGGGGCTCTACAGGGAATAACTCTGTTGTAGAAAATGGGAGCTCATCATCGACCCCAAATCCGATACCATCTGTATCCCCGAGCCATGTCCTTGGGCACCTACACTCACCTCAATATACTCCAG
- the LOC138366569 gene encoding calcium-binding and coiled-coil domain-containing protein 2-like, with amino-acid sequence MCGFGKLMWESSGEGEAAGGWGGLWEDGMFVEGPEDPWSGRGASWSVEEASWSVEKASWSVEKASWSVEEASWSVEEASWSVEKASWSVEKASWSVEEASWSVEKASWSVEKASWSVEEASWSVEKASWSMEKASWSVEEASWSVEKASWSVEEASWSVEKASWSVEKASWSVEKASWSVEDKNR; translated from the coding sequence ATGTGCGGGTTTGGCAAGTTGATGTGGGAGAGTAGCGGAGAGGGGGAGGCTGCTGGAGGCTGGGGAGGATTATGGGAAGATGGGATGTTTGTGGAGGGTCCAGAGGATCCTTGGAGTGGAAGAGGGGCCTCGTGGAGCGTGGAGGAGGCCTCGTGGAGCGTGGAGAAGGCCTCGTGGAGCGTGGAGAAGGCCTCGTGGAGCGTGGAGGAGGCCTCGTGGAGCGTGGAGGAGGCCTCGTGGAGCGTGGAGAAGGCCTCGTGGAGCGTGGAGAAGGCCTCGTGGAGCGTGGAGGAGGCCTCGTGGAGCGTGGAGAAGGCCTCGTGGAGCGTGGAGAAGGCCTCGTGGAGCGTGGAGGAGGCCTCGTGGAGCGTGGAGAAGGCCTCGTGGAGCATGGAGAAGGCCTCGTGGAGCGTGGAGGAGGCCTCGTGGAGCGTGGAGAAGGCCTCGTGGAGCGTGGAGGAGGCCTCGTGGAGCGTGGAGAAGGCCTCGTGGAGCGTGGAGAAGGCCTCGTGGAGCGTGGAGAAGGCCTCGTGGAGCGTGGAGGACAAGAATAGGTAA